A genomic region of Miscanthus floridulus cultivar M001 chromosome 3, ASM1932011v1, whole genome shotgun sequence contains the following coding sequences:
- the LOC136545325 gene encoding uncharacterized protein isoform X2: MRIRGRKAPPGASPCPDSDGTAVAQPAREGVGGSGDVADAEAMVRCSSMAPCLTCVLCGGFLHDRDAITMPECLHAFCRECIEHFTHVNINSCPKCNIDLGFNPLKKLRISSAVQSKGGEGVPEQQAAKTPTAGAARPPAHDTRVDPRAVHRKADVTGRAEDLNPSGQTGEQPGAGHSAETLRTDSVPESPGARRFAGDSTTAADRVGGGERSATTTDDSTEMPGATARAAESSKAEAGAADVVPESEAQRPTALEDTTREVKRLRSTLCTVMKQIEGIAQTAEQRQQLIKRMEPLAEKNERLRKAMKLMETNVQKAQRERDLAESNTKDLEYQKDILSEQLKTVSEQLERTSEQLKSVSEQKKEQDAELDRLRQVIGQLQEEKEKASGRAEKLTEDLEEYCRKTKAQFDALELEAKI; this comes from the exons ATGAGAATAAGAGGCCGAAAAGCCCCACCTGGCGCTAGCCCGTGCCCCGACTCCGACGGCACAGCCGTCGCGCAGCCTGCCAGGGAGGGGGTTGGTGGGTCCGGCGACGTCGCGGATGCAGAGGCGATGGTGCGCTGCTCGAGCATGGCGCCGTGCCTCACCTGCGTGCTCTGTGGTGGCTTCCTCCATGACCGCGATGCAATTACCATGCCTGAGTGCCTCCATGCCT TTTGTAGGGAATGCATTGAGCATTTCACGCACGTGAATATTAACAGCTGTCCTAAGTGCAACATTGATTTGGGCTTCAATCCACTGAAGAAGCTCAG aatatcgtcggcagtgcaatcgaagggaggggaaggagtccccgagcagcaggcggcGAAGACGCCGACGGCGGGGGCCGCAAGACCTCCAGCCCATGACACGCGGGTTGACCCAAGAGCAGTTCATCGGAAAGCTGATGT aaCGGGGCGCGCGGAGGATCTAAATCCTTCAGGCCAGACTGGCGAGCAGCCGGGGGCTGGTCACAGCGCGGAGACATTGCGGACAGACTCCGTCCCAGAGTCCCCGGGCGCTCGTCGGTTTGCGGGGGATTCGACCACCGCTGCCGATAGAGTTGGAGGTGGAGAGCGGTCGGCGACAACGACGGACGATTCGACGGAGATGCCAGGAGCAACGGCGAGAGCCGCCGAGTCTTCGAAGGCGGAAGCGGGAGCTGCCGACGTCGTGCCTGAATCTGAGGCGCAGAGGCCGACTGCGttggaggacaccaccagggaggtgaagAGACTACGGTCCACCCTTTGCACGGttatgaagcaaattgag GGCATAGCGCAGACTGCCGAACAACGGCAGCAGTTGATtaaaaggatggagcccctcgccgagaagAACGAGAGACTGAGGAAGGCGATGAAACTGATGGAGACGAACGTCCAGAAGGCCCAGCGCGAAagggatcttgctgaatcaaacaccaaggacctagagtaccaaaaggACATCTTATCCGAGCAGTTGAAGACCGTCTCCGAGCAGCTGGAGCGCACCTCCGAGCAGCTGAAAAGCGTCTCCGAACAGAAGAAAG agcaagatgcggagctcgaccGGTTGCGTCAAGTCAtcggtcaactccaagaggagaaggaaaaaGCATCTGGGCGAGCAGAGAAACTGACCGAGGATCTAGAAG AATACTGTCGAAAAACCAAGGCGCAGTTCGACGCACTGGAGCTAGAGGCAAAAATCTAG
- the LOC136545325 gene encoding uncharacterized protein isoform X1, which yields MRIRGRKAPPGASPCPDSDGTAVAQPAREGVGGSGDVADAEAMVRCSSMAPCLTCVLCGGFLHDRDAITMPECLHAFCRECIEHFTHVNINSCPKCNIDLGFNPLKKLRTDHSLQHIISPNVDRISSAVQSKGGEGVPEQQAAKTPTAGAARPPAHDTRVDPRAVHRKADVTGRAEDLNPSGQTGEQPGAGHSAETLRTDSVPESPGARRFAGDSTTAADRVGGGERSATTTDDSTEMPGATARAAESSKAEAGAADVVPESEAQRPTALEDTTREVKRLRSTLCTVMKQIEGIAQTAEQRQQLIKRMEPLAEKNERLRKAMKLMETNVQKAQRERDLAESNTKDLEYQKDILSEQLKTVSEQLERTSEQLKSVSEQKKEQDAELDRLRQVIGQLQEEKEKASGRAEKLTEDLEEYCRKTKAQFDALELEAKI from the exons ATGAGAATAAGAGGCCGAAAAGCCCCACCTGGCGCTAGCCCGTGCCCCGACTCCGACGGCACAGCCGTCGCGCAGCCTGCCAGGGAGGGGGTTGGTGGGTCCGGCGACGTCGCGGATGCAGAGGCGATGGTGCGCTGCTCGAGCATGGCGCCGTGCCTCACCTGCGTGCTCTGTGGTGGCTTCCTCCATGACCGCGATGCAATTACCATGCCTGAGTGCCTCCATGCCT TTTGTAGGGAATGCATTGAGCATTTCACGCACGTGAATATTAACAGCTGTCCTAAGTGCAACATTGATTTGGGCTTCAATCCACTGAAGAAGCTCAG AACTGATCATAGCCTTCAACACATAATCTCACCcaatgtcgacagaatatcgtcggcagtgcaatcgaagggaggggaaggagtccccgagcagcaggcggcGAAGACGCCGACGGCGGGGGCCGCAAGACCTCCAGCCCATGACACGCGGGTTGACCCAAGAGCAGTTCATCGGAAAGCTGATGT aaCGGGGCGCGCGGAGGATCTAAATCCTTCAGGCCAGACTGGCGAGCAGCCGGGGGCTGGTCACAGCGCGGAGACATTGCGGACAGACTCCGTCCCAGAGTCCCCGGGCGCTCGTCGGTTTGCGGGGGATTCGACCACCGCTGCCGATAGAGTTGGAGGTGGAGAGCGGTCGGCGACAACGACGGACGATTCGACGGAGATGCCAGGAGCAACGGCGAGAGCCGCCGAGTCTTCGAAGGCGGAAGCGGGAGCTGCCGACGTCGTGCCTGAATCTGAGGCGCAGAGGCCGACTGCGttggaggacaccaccagggaggtgaagAGACTACGGTCCACCCTTTGCACGGttatgaagcaaattgag GGCATAGCGCAGACTGCCGAACAACGGCAGCAGTTGATtaaaaggatggagcccctcgccgagaagAACGAGAGACTGAGGAAGGCGATGAAACTGATGGAGACGAACGTCCAGAAGGCCCAGCGCGAAagggatcttgctgaatcaaacaccaaggacctagagtaccaaaaggACATCTTATCCGAGCAGTTGAAGACCGTCTCCGAGCAGCTGGAGCGCACCTCCGAGCAGCTGAAAAGCGTCTCCGAACAGAAGAAAG agcaagatgcggagctcgaccGGTTGCGTCAAGTCAtcggtcaactccaagaggagaaggaaaaaGCATCTGGGCGAGCAGAGAAACTGACCGAGGATCTAGAAG AATACTGTCGAAAAACCAAGGCGCAGTTCGACGCACTGGAGCTAGAGGCAAAAATCTAG